One region of Bosea sp. 29B genomic DNA includes:
- a CDS encoding NADPH:quinone oxidoreductase family protein — MKALLCEALGPAETLVIRDLPEPEPGPGEIAIRVKAAALNFFDTLVIQGRYQVKPPLPFSPSAECAGVVSAVGDGVTDWRVGERVAAWLGHGAAREIVVVPTEAAIQIPDKLSDHQAAGLFVTYGTAMHGLIQRGEIKPGETLAILGAAGGAGLAAVEIGALLGAKVIACASSPDKLALAREHGAQEGLDYAADDLRAGLRRLVPNGLDALYDTVGGELAEPALRSMGWGGRYLVVGFAGGEIPKIPLNLLLLKGCDLRGVFWGDFVRRDPAGHRANMERLLAWAAAGKIRAHVHGAYPLEQAAEALALIAERKVQGKVVLTP, encoded by the coding sequence ATGAAGGCGCTGCTCTGCGAAGCCCTCGGACCGGCCGAGACCCTGGTGATCCGCGATCTGCCTGAACCGGAGCCAGGCCCCGGCGAGATCGCGATCCGGGTCAAGGCCGCGGCGCTCAACTTCTTCGACACTCTGGTGATCCAGGGCCGCTACCAGGTGAAGCCGCCGCTGCCCTTCTCGCCCTCGGCCGAATGCGCCGGCGTGGTCAGCGCCGTCGGCGACGGCGTCACGGATTGGCGGGTCGGCGAGCGCGTCGCCGCCTGGCTCGGCCATGGCGCGGCCCGCGAGATCGTCGTCGTTCCGACTGAGGCCGCGATCCAGATTCCCGACAAGCTGAGCGATCACCAGGCCGCCGGCCTTTTCGTCACCTATGGCACCGCCATGCACGGGTTGATCCAGCGCGGTGAGATCAAGCCGGGCGAGACGCTCGCCATTCTCGGCGCCGCGGGCGGTGCCGGCCTCGCCGCGGTCGAGATCGGCGCCCTGCTCGGTGCCAAGGTGATCGCCTGCGCTTCCTCGCCGGACAAACTCGCCCTCGCCCGCGAGCATGGCGCGCAGGAGGGGCTGGACTATGCCGCCGACGACCTCCGGGCTGGCTTGCGGCGTCTTGTTCCCAATGGTCTCGACGCGCTCTACGACACGGTCGGCGGCGAACTCGCCGAACCGGCGCTAAGGTCGATGGGTTGGGGCGGGCGCTATCTCGTCGTCGGCTTTGCCGGCGGCGAGATCCCGAAGATCCCGCTCAACCTCTTGCTGCTGAAGGGATGCGACCTGCGCGGCGTCTTCTGGGGCGACTTCGTCCGGCGCGATCCGGCCGGCCACCGCGCCAATATGGAGCGCCTGCTCGCCTGGGCCGCCGCCGGCAAGATCCGCGCCCATGTCCATGGCGCCTATCCGCTCGAGCAGGCGGCGGAAGCGCTCGCGCTGATCGCCGAGCGCAAGGTCCAGGGCAAGGTCGTGCTGACGCCGTAA
- a CDS encoding SDR family NAD(P)-dependent oxidoreductase — MKLDSSIAAIVTGGASGLGEGTARMLASHGVKVALFDLNAERGEDVAREIGGLFCACDVTSEESVDAALKKARAAHGVARIVVNCAGIAPGRRVVSKKRDTGELVAHDLATFEKAVAINLTGTFRLIAKSAVALAALDPITEDGSRGVFVCTASVAAEDGQIGQAAYAASKAGVVGLTLPVARDLAGVGIRIVTIMPGLFETPMFAGLPDDARASLAVSVPHPSRLGRASEYAALVKSIVENDMLNGTAIRLDGAIRLAPK; from the coding sequence ATGAAGCTCGACTCCTCCATCGCCGCCATCGTCACCGGCGGCGCTTCCGGCCTCGGCGAGGGCACGGCGCGCATGCTCGCCAGCCATGGCGTCAAGGTCGCGCTGTTCGACCTGAATGCCGAGCGCGGCGAGGACGTCGCCAGGGAGATCGGCGGCCTGTTCTGCGCCTGCGACGTCACCAGCGAAGAATCGGTCGACGCCGCCCTGAAGAAGGCGCGCGCCGCCCATGGCGTCGCCCGCATCGTCGTCAACTGCGCCGGCATCGCCCCTGGCCGCCGCGTCGTCTCGAAAAAGCGCGACACCGGCGAGCTCGTCGCCCACGACCTCGCCACTTTCGAGAAGGCGGTCGCGATCAACCTGACCGGCACCTTCCGCCTGATCGCCAAATCGGCGGTGGCGCTCGCCGCGCTCGATCCGATCACCGAGGATGGCAGCCGCGGCGTCTTCGTCTGCACGGCGTCCGTCGCCGCCGAAGACGGCCAGATCGGCCAGGCCGCCTATGCCGCCTCCAAGGCAGGCGTCGTCGGCCTGACCCTGCCGGTCGCGCGCGACCTTGCCGGCGTCGGCATCCGCATCGTTACGATCATGCCCGGCCTGTTCGAGACGCCGATGTTCGCCGGCCTGCCGGACGACGCCCGCGCCTCGCTCGCCGTCTCGGTGCCGCACCCCTCGCGCCTCGGCCGGGCCTCGGAATATGCCGCTTTGGTCAAGAGCATCGTCGAGAACGACATGCTGAACGGCACCGCGATCCGCCTCGACGGCGCGATCCGGCTGGCACCGAAGTAA
- a CDS encoding YkvA family protein, translating into MASIRKSLRDEARFGSEFIGRLKRVVKRIPFAEDLLAAWVCTRDPSTPRRVKLTLLAALGYFVLPLDAIPDVMPLLGFTDDAAVIAAALAAVAGSITQQHRDKAREMLADL; encoded by the coding sequence ATGGCGTCGATCCGCAAGAGCCTGCGCGACGAGGCACGCTTCGGCTCCGAGTTCATCGGGCGGCTGAAGCGGGTGGTAAAGCGCATCCCCTTCGCCGAGGATCTGCTCGCCGCTTGGGTGTGCACACGCGATCCCTCGACGCCGCGGCGGGTCAAGCTGACGCTGCTGGCGGCGCTCGGCTATTTCGTGCTGCCGCTCGATGCGATCCCCGATGTGATGCCGCTGCTCGGCTTCACCGACGATGCCGCGGTGATCGCGGCGGCTCTCGCCGCCGTCGCCGGCTCGATCACGCAGCAACATCGCGACAAGGCCAGGGAGATGCTGGCCGATCTCTGA